One Frankia alni ACN14a DNA window includes the following coding sequences:
- a CDS encoding glutamate--cysteine ligase has product MQIPFSSSTSSSLGIEWELQLVDQQSRELRGEATLILDELRAKVGEREAAKAKHELFESTVEVITGVCGSVGEATADLAGTVSLLRDLAERRGVGLMCSGTHPTSDYAGQRITDDNRYSRLVSQMQWLARRLLIFGVHVHVGVRSPDKAMPIMNALMVYIPHFLALSASSPFWLGGDTGLASSRSQVFASLPTAGLPYPLEDWPRFESFMETLIAAGTIETIREVWWDIRPHPNFGTVELRICDGLPTLLEVGAVAALAQCLVDRMNTQIDRGYRLPTPQRWLVQENKWRAARYGLDAQILIDDRGGVRSVRDDLVDLVEDLLPVAHRLDCAQQLADVLVILETGASYTRQRAVARRADGDLTRVVDTLLEEMNTGRPVVAG; this is encoded by the coding sequence GTGCAGATTCCCTTCTCGTCCTCGACGAGCTCCAGTCTCGGCATCGAGTGGGAACTGCAGCTCGTCGACCAACAGTCCCGCGAGCTGCGCGGCGAGGCCACCCTCATCCTCGACGAGCTGCGGGCGAAGGTCGGCGAGCGGGAGGCGGCCAAGGCGAAACACGAGCTGTTCGAGTCGACCGTCGAGGTCATCACCGGGGTCTGCGGGTCGGTGGGGGAGGCGACCGCCGACCTGGCCGGCACGGTGTCGCTGCTGCGTGACCTGGCGGAGCGGCGCGGGGTCGGCCTGATGTGCAGCGGCACCCATCCCACCAGCGACTACGCCGGGCAGCGCATCACCGACGACAACCGGTACTCGCGGCTGGTCAGCCAGATGCAGTGGCTGGCCCGCCGGCTGCTCATCTTCGGCGTCCACGTGCACGTCGGGGTTCGTTCGCCGGACAAGGCGATGCCGATCATGAATGCCCTGATGGTGTACATCCCGCATTTCCTCGCCCTGTCCGCCTCGTCGCCGTTCTGGCTGGGCGGGGACACGGGCCTGGCCTCGTCGCGCTCCCAGGTGTTCGCCAGCCTGCCCACCGCGGGCCTGCCCTACCCGCTGGAGGACTGGCCGCGCTTCGAGTCCTTCATGGAGACGCTCATCGCGGCGGGCACGATCGAGACGATCCGGGAGGTCTGGTGGGACATCCGGCCTCATCCCAACTTCGGGACCGTGGAACTGCGGATCTGTGACGGGCTGCCGACGCTGCTGGAGGTCGGTGCGGTCGCCGCCCTCGCACAGTGTCTCGTCGACCGGATGAACACCCAGATCGACCGCGGATACCGGCTCCCGACACCGCAGCGGTGGCTGGTGCAGGAGAACAAGTGGCGGGCGGCCCGTTACGGCCTTGACGCGCAGATCCTGATCGACGACCGCGGCGGGGTGCGATCGGTCCGCGACGACCTCGTGGACCTCGTGGAGGATCTGCTTCCGGTCGCCCACCGGCTGGACTGCGCGCAGCAGCTCGCCGACGTCCTGGTGATCCTCGAGACCGGGGCGAGCTACACCCGGCAGCGGGCGGTGGCCCGGCGGGCCGATGGAGATCTCACCCGGGTCGTCGATACCCTGCTGGAAGAGATGAATACCGGCCGTCCGGTCGTTGCCGGATAG
- a CDS encoding amidohydrolase: protein MEANETAAVARWVTAHESELVALRRDLHAHPELGRQERRTAGQVEARLRAAGLSPHRLPDVPGLWCDIGVGADRDPAAPVVVVRADMDALPLPDGKDVVYRSTVPGVAHACGHDVHTTVVLGVGLALAEYTRTASLPGTVRLVFQPAEELMPGGALDVIDAGALKPASAAIAVHCDPALDVGTIGLRTGPITSAADAIEITMAGPGGHTSRPQNTVDLVYAIVRLAADLPAALGRLVDPRSALSLVWGQVQAGTVANAIPRTGQLRGTIRTLSRETWESVPTLVTRVAEQLVAPYGAQIVVDYRRGVPPVVNSAEVVDVFQSVVDRALGHGASTTVAQSLGGEDFGWYLNHVPGALARLGTRVPGGPTYDLHQGAFDVDERAVGVGVRLLAGAALELLRRPPASL, encoded by the coding sequence ATGGAGGCCAACGAGACCGCGGCCGTCGCCCGATGGGTGACCGCGCATGAATCCGAGCTGGTCGCGCTGCGCCGTGACCTGCACGCCCACCCCGAGCTCGGCCGGCAGGAACGGCGGACGGCCGGGCAGGTGGAGGCGAGGCTGCGCGCCGCGGGACTGTCCCCGCACCGGTTGCCGGACGTGCCGGGGCTGTGGTGTGACATCGGCGTCGGGGCGGATCGCGATCCGGCGGCCCCGGTGGTGGTCGTCCGGGCCGACATGGACGCGCTCCCGCTGCCGGACGGCAAGGACGTCGTGTATCGCTCGACGGTGCCCGGCGTGGCCCACGCCTGTGGGCATGACGTGCACACCACCGTGGTGCTGGGCGTCGGTCTGGCTCTCGCCGAGTACACGCGTACGGCGTCGCTGCCGGGGACCGTGCGTCTTGTCTTCCAGCCGGCCGAGGAGCTCATGCCCGGCGGGGCGCTGGACGTGATCGACGCCGGCGCGCTGAAGCCCGCCTCGGCGGCGATCGCCGTGCACTGCGATCCCGCGCTGGACGTGGGCACCATCGGGCTGCGGACCGGGCCGATCACCTCCGCGGCCGACGCCATCGAGATCACGATGGCGGGGCCGGGTGGCCACACCTCGCGACCACAGAACACGGTCGACCTGGTGTACGCGATCGTCCGGCTGGCCGCCGACCTGCCAGCCGCGCTTGGCCGGCTGGTCGATCCACGGTCGGCGTTGTCCCTGGTCTGGGGGCAGGTGCAGGCCGGCACCGTCGCCAACGCCATCCCCCGCACGGGGCAGCTGCGCGGGACCATCCGCACGCTGTCCCGAGAGACCTGGGAGTCCGTCCCCACCCTCGTGACCCGGGTCGCCGAGCAGCTCGTCGCCCCCTACGGCGCGCAGATCGTGGTCGACTACCGGCGCGGCGTGCCTCCCGTCGTCAACAGTGCGGAGGTCGTCGACGTGTTCCAGAGCGTCGTCGATCGCGCCCTTGGCCATGGCGCGTCCACCACGGTGGCGCAGTCCCTGGGCGGGGAGGACTTCGGCTGGTATCTCAACCACGTGCCCGGTGCGCTGGCCCGGTTGGGTACCCGCGTTCCGGGGGGTCCCACCTACGATCTGCACCAAGGGGCCTTCGACGTCGACGAGCGGGCCGTCGGCGTCGGGGTGCGGCTGCTGGCCGGCGCCGCCCTGGAGCTGCTGCGCCGCCCACCGGCCTCCCTCTGA
- a CDS encoding NAD(P)H-quinone dehydrogenase: MTRIVILGGGPGGYESALVAASLGATVTVIDSDGIGGACVLTDCVPSKTLIATSETMTNIALAPGLGIRPHGPGAGTEAVLPAVAWGMRSGLDGGVPPLTPPEVVSVDPEQVYERVRELAKAQSLDIERRLEREKVEVVHAAGRLVGPHAIETNTGETFVGDVILVATGASPRDLPTARPDGERILTWRHLYDLKEIPEHLVVVGSGVTGAEFASAYRAMGAEVTLVSSRERVLPGEDPDAARVIEDVFVRRGIEVLNRSRAASVRRIGDGVIVELTDGRTVTGSHALMAVGSVPRTKGLGLTEVGVRLGPGGHVNVDRMSRTSVPGVYAAGDCTGVLPLASVAAMQGRIAMWHALGEAVSPLRLGTVSSNIFTEPEIATVGVTQVMKDTGAVAAEVTTVPLSRNPRAKMMGIEDGFVKLFCRPGSGSVLGGVIVAPRASELILSVSLAVEHGLTVDQIAHTFSIYPSLSGSITEAARVLRPRDFFAGFDNAG; the protein is encoded by the coding sequence GTGACGCGCATCGTCATTCTCGGTGGAGGGCCTGGCGGCTATGAATCGGCGCTCGTGGCTGCGTCGCTGGGCGCGACGGTCACGGTCATCGACTCGGATGGGATCGGCGGCGCCTGTGTGCTCACCGACTGTGTTCCTTCCAAGACGCTGATCGCGACTTCGGAGACTATGACCAATATCGCACTGGCGCCGGGGCTCGGTATCCGCCCGCATGGACCGGGCGCGGGGACCGAAGCGGTGCTGCCCGCCGTGGCGTGGGGCATGCGAAGCGGTCTGGACGGGGGTGTTCCTCCGCTCACGCCGCCGGAGGTCGTCAGTGTGGATCCGGAGCAGGTGTACGAAAGGGTTCGGGAGCTTGCAAAGGCCCAGTCCCTGGACATCGAACGCCGACTCGAGCGAGAGAAGGTCGAGGTGGTCCACGCGGCGGGCCGACTGGTCGGGCCGCATGCGATCGAGACGAACACCGGCGAGACCTTCGTGGGTGACGTGATTCTCGTCGCCACCGGGGCGAGCCCGCGGGATCTTCCGACCGCCCGCCCGGACGGCGAACGCATACTCACCTGGCGCCATCTCTACGATCTCAAGGAGATTCCGGAGCATCTGGTCGTCGTCGGCTCCGGCGTCACCGGCGCCGAGTTCGCCAGCGCCTACCGGGCGATGGGCGCGGAGGTCACCCTCGTGTCGTCCCGCGAACGGGTCCTGCCCGGCGAGGACCCGGACGCCGCGCGCGTCATCGAGGATGTGTTCGTGCGGCGTGGCATCGAGGTGCTCAACCGCTCGCGCGCCGCCTCGGTCCGCCGCATCGGCGACGGCGTGATCGTCGAGCTCACCGACGGTCGCACCGTCACGGGGAGCCACGCTCTGATGGCGGTCGGATCCGTTCCCCGCACGAAGGGGCTCGGCCTGACCGAGGTCGGTGTTCGCCTCGGTCCCGGCGGGCACGTGAACGTCGATCGGATGTCGCGCACCTCCGTGCCCGGCGTGTATGCGGCCGGCGACTGCACCGGCGTTCTGCCGCTCGCTTCGGTGGCCGCCATGCAGGGCCGGATAGCAATGTGGCACGCCCTCGGGGAGGCGGTGAGCCCGCTGCGACTCGGGACCGTCTCCTCCAACATCTTCACCGAGCCGGAAATCGCCACGGTCGGAGTCACCCAGGTGATGAAGGACACGGGTGCCGTCGCGGCCGAGGTGACCACCGTGCCACTCTCGCGCAACCCTCGCGCGAAGATGATGGGGATTGAGGACGGTTTCGTCAAACTGTTCTGCCGGCCGGGCAGCGGCAGCGTGCTCGGTGGCGTGATTGTCGCCCCGCGCGCGTCGGAGCTCATCCTTTCTGTCTCGCTCGCGGTCGAACACGGTCTCACCGTCGATCAGATCGCGCACACCTTCTCCATCTACCCCTCGTTGTCCGGATCGATCACCGAGGCTGCCCGGGTTCTGCGCCCCCGGGACTTCTTCGCGGGCTTCGACAACGCGGGGTGA
- a CDS encoding gamma-glutamylcyclotransferase, giving the protein MTLYAAYAGNLDPAQMKERAPHSPVTGTGWINGWRLTFGGENVGWDGALATIVESPGNHAYVLLYDLDRYDLERLDVWEGADTGLYTRIRVRVSTLDGEALAWTYVLNSYEGGLPSRWYLDMIADSAEKAGAPADYVKELRTRPTA; this is encoded by the coding sequence ATGACCTTGTACGCGGCGTACGCCGGCAATCTCGACCCGGCGCAGATGAAGGAGCGGGCCCCCCACTCGCCCGTCACCGGCACTGGATGGATCAACGGCTGGCGCCTGACCTTCGGCGGTGAGAACGTGGGCTGGGACGGGGCGCTGGCCACGATCGTCGAGTCACCCGGCAACCATGCGTATGTGCTGCTGTACGACCTCGACCGCTATGACCTGGAGCGGCTCGACGTGTGGGAAGGCGCGGACACCGGCCTGTACACCCGCATCCGCGTCAGGGTGTCCACCCTGGACGGCGAGGCTCTCGCCTGGACCTACGTGCTGAACTCCTACGAGGGCGGCCTGCCCTCCCGGTGGTACCTCGACATGATCGCCGATTCCGCCGAGAAGGCAGGGGCTCCTGCCGACTACGTCAAGGAGCTCCGCACCCGGCCGACGGCATAG
- a CDS encoding acetyl/propionyl/methylcrotonyl-CoA carboxylase subunit alpha — MRKILIANRGEIAVRVARACRDAGYTSVAVYAEPDIDALHVRVADEAFALGGTTPGDSYLRIDKILDACKSSGADAVHPGYGFLSENADFAEAVIGAGLTWIGPPPEAIRRLGDKTAARHIALAVGAPLAPGTADPVAGVDEVVAFAEQYGLPVAIKAAFGGGGRGLKVAWTAEELPELFDSAVREAVAAFGRGECFVERYLDQPRHVETQVLADSHGNVVVVGTRDCSLQRRYQKLVEEAPAPFLSAEQLTELYEASKAICKKAGYVGAGTVEFLVARDGMISFLEVNTRLQVEHPVTEEVSGVDLVRAQFRIAEGEALDFTDPAPRGHAIEFRINGEDPGRNFLPAPGTVTTFVSPAGPGVRLDTGVESGSVIGGAFDSLLAKLIITGATRQEALERARRALDEMVVDGMATALPFHRAVVRDPAFAPEDAAEPFRIHNRWIETEFDNTIPAFSGGTDADTTPEPRESVIVEVGGKRLEVVLPAGLGATSTSSASRGAAPKRSSRGAAATKVTGDALTSPMQGTIVKVAVNDGDTVAAGDLIIVLEAMKMEQPINAHRGGTVTGLTAAVGAVVTSGAVLCEIKD; from the coding sequence GTGCGTAAGATCCTCATTGCTAACCGGGGAGAGATTGCGGTTCGGGTGGCCCGCGCATGCCGCGACGCCGGATACACGAGCGTTGCGGTATACGCCGAACCGGACATCGACGCACTGCACGTGCGCGTCGCCGACGAGGCATTCGCGCTGGGTGGTACGACCCCTGGCGACTCCTATCTACGCATCGACAAGATACTCGATGCCTGCAAGTCGTCCGGAGCGGATGCTGTTCATCCTGGATACGGCTTCCTCTCGGAGAACGCGGATTTCGCCGAGGCTGTGATCGGTGCCGGCCTTACCTGGATCGGTCCGCCGCCCGAGGCCATTCGCCGCCTCGGAGACAAGACGGCGGCCCGCCACATCGCACTGGCCGTCGGCGCGCCGCTCGCGCCGGGCACCGCCGATCCCGTTGCCGGCGTCGATGAAGTCGTCGCCTTCGCCGAGCAGTACGGCCTGCCGGTCGCCATCAAGGCCGCGTTCGGTGGCGGTGGCCGCGGGCTCAAGGTCGCCTGGACCGCGGAGGAACTGCCCGAACTGTTCGACAGCGCGGTCCGAGAGGCGGTCGCCGCCTTCGGCCGGGGCGAATGCTTCGTGGAGCGCTACCTCGACCAGCCCCGGCACGTGGAGACGCAGGTCCTCGCCGACAGCCACGGCAACGTCGTCGTCGTCGGCACCCGGGACTGCTCGCTGCAGCGGCGCTACCAGAAGCTCGTCGAGGAGGCGCCGGCGCCGTTCCTCTCCGCGGAGCAGCTCACCGAGCTCTACGAGGCGTCCAAGGCGATCTGCAAGAAGGCCGGCTACGTCGGCGCTGGCACCGTGGAATTCCTGGTCGCCCGCGACGGCATGATCAGCTTCCTCGAGGTGAACACCCGGCTCCAGGTCGAGCACCCGGTGACCGAAGAGGTGTCCGGCGTGGACCTCGTCCGCGCCCAGTTCCGGATCGCGGAGGGTGAGGCGCTCGACTTCACCGACCCCGCTCCCCGCGGCCACGCCATCGAGTTCCGGATCAACGGGGAGGACCCCGGCCGCAACTTCCTTCCCGCTCCGGGAACAGTGACCACGTTCGTCTCGCCGGCCGGTCCGGGCGTACGTCTCGACACCGGAGTCGAGAGCGGCAGCGTGATCGGGGGCGCCTTCGACTCCCTGCTCGCCAAGCTCATCATCACCGGTGCGACCCGCCAGGAGGCGCTGGAGCGTGCCCGGCGTGCGCTGGACGAGATGGTTGTCGACGGCATGGCCACAGCACTGCCGTTCCATCGTGCGGTCGTGCGGGACCCGGCCTTCGCTCCCGAGGACGCCGCGGAGCCGTTCCGCATCCACAACCGGTGGATCGAGACCGAGTTCGACAACACCATCCCGGCCTTCAGCGGTGGCACGGACGCCGACACCACGCCCGAGCCCCGGGAGTCGGTCATCGTCGAGGTGGGCGGCAAGCGTCTCGAGGTCGTGCTGCCGGCGGGGCTCGGCGCCACCTCGACCTCGTCCGCGTCGCGTGGTGCCGCGCCCAAGCGGTCTTCCCGCGGCGCGGCGGCCACCAAGGTGACCGGTGACGCCCTGACCAGTCCCATGCAGGGCACCATCGTGAAGGTTGCTGTCAACGACGGCGACACGGTCGCCGCCGGCGACCTCATCATCGTGCTGGAAGCGATGAAGATGGAGCAGCCGATCAATGCTCATCGCGGCGGCACCGTCACCGGTCTGACCGCAGCCGTGGGCGCGGTGGTCACCAGTGGTGCCGTTCTCTGTGAGATCAAGGACTGA
- a CDS encoding HNH endonuclease signature motif containing protein, whose amino-acid sequence MDERDVAGILESPFAQWVENLDASACLHLDVQIEREIARWEAARLVVRARFARLRPPELDGGEQRYQAFDEFAGDELAAELRLSPAAGGRRLAFAVSAVRRMPAAVNALGFGSIDLERLSALERLTANLTDEQADEVAGGVLSNGGGRPSHSAFAAAVRRRVIKVDPEGAERRRRKAANARRVTIRAEADAMGRLSALLPADRMVAAFQKVDGLAKKAGTTQDERDLDQRRADVLYDLIMGDDRDRINIEMQVIVPVESLAGLSEKPGEIPGYGPIPAEIVREMAANPRCTWRRILTDPAEGRVVETASRRFPSAALARYIRARNPTCVFPGCDKPSAACDLDHTRPRSHSGRTEEGNLGPACRRHHRLKHAADRPRGAAPSATTSPVTRWKVCQVRPGHFIWTSPEERTYHVGPVHHEQE is encoded by the coding sequence GTGGACGAACGTGACGTGGCCGGCATACTGGAATCGCCGTTCGCGCAATGGGTGGAGAATCTCGACGCGAGCGCCTGTCTGCATCTCGACGTGCAGATCGAGCGGGAGATCGCGCGCTGGGAGGCCGCCCGGCTGGTTGTCCGGGCGAGGTTTGCTCGGCTACGGCCGCCCGAACTCGACGGCGGCGAACAGCGCTACCAGGCCTTCGACGAGTTCGCCGGGGACGAACTGGCTGCCGAGCTGAGGCTGTCGCCGGCGGCGGGCGGCAGGCGGCTGGCCTTCGCGGTCAGCGCGGTTCGCCGCATGCCCGCTGCGGTCAACGCTCTCGGCTTCGGATCCATCGACCTGGAGCGTCTGAGCGCGCTGGAGCGACTGACGGCGAACCTCACGGACGAACAGGCGGACGAGGTCGCCGGAGGAGTGCTGAGCAACGGCGGCGGCCGCCCCAGTCACAGCGCCTTCGCCGCCGCCGTGCGGCGCCGCGTCATCAAGGTGGACCCGGAGGGTGCCGAACGTCGGCGTCGAAAGGCGGCGAACGCACGTCGGGTGACGATCCGGGCCGAGGCCGACGCGATGGGACGCCTCTCGGCCCTGCTGCCCGCAGACCGCATGGTGGCGGCCTTCCAAAAGGTCGACGGGCTGGCGAAGAAGGCCGGAACGACGCAGGACGAGCGAGACCTCGACCAGCGGCGTGCCGACGTCCTCTACGACCTGATCATGGGAGATGACCGCGATCGCATCAATATCGAGATGCAGGTCATCGTGCCGGTGGAATCCCTGGCGGGCCTGTCGGAGAAGCCCGGCGAAATCCCGGGCTACGGGCCGATACCCGCCGAGATCGTCCGCGAGATGGCGGCCAACCCGCGATGCACCTGGCGGCGGATCCTCACCGACCCGGCGGAGGGACGGGTGGTGGAGACGGCGAGTCGGCGATTCCCATCCGCCGCGTTGGCCCGGTATATCCGGGCTCGTAATCCCACCTGTGTCTTTCCAGGTTGCGACAAACCGTCAGCCGCCTGCGATCTCGACCATACTCGGCCGCGCAGCCACAGCGGCAGGACGGAGGAAGGCAACCTTGGCCCGGCGTGCCGCCGCCATCACCGGCTCAAGCACGCCGCGGACCGGCCGCGCGGAGCCGCACCTTCCGCCACGACCAGCCCGGTGACGCGGTGGAAGGTTTGCCAGGTCAGACCCGGACACTTCATCTGGACGAGTCCGGAAGAGCGCACCTATCACGTCGGCCCGGTGCACCATGAGCAGGAATGA
- a CDS encoding DUF5313 family protein, translated as MDGGEDSATVRGQDTGATAPPAVARRPPLTGRVHYLLGGTLPPTYNAWISQDLTAPGWRTRQAARPFVLMLPFAVVFALLPGELAVRAATVAFLLVAGAGLGFATSGFFRNRRLEQHGLPPVIPPHEDEDDE; from the coding sequence ATGGACGGCGGCGAAGACAGCGCGACGGTGCGCGGGCAGGACACGGGGGCGACAGCCCCGCCGGCGGTGGCGCGACGGCCACCGCTGACCGGCCGTGTCCACTATCTCCTCGGCGGGACACTTCCTCCGACCTACAACGCGTGGATCTCCCAGGATTTGACCGCCCCAGGCTGGCGGACGCGGCAGGCGGCACGCCCCTTCGTTCTGATGCTGCCGTTTGCCGTGGTCTTCGCTCTGCTTCCGGGCGAGCTGGCCGTTCGCGCGGCGACGGTCGCGTTCCTCCTGGTCGCCGGGGCGGGGTTGGGCTTCGCCACCAGCGGCTTCTTCCGGAACCGGCGGCTTGAACAACACGGCTTGCCACCCGTGATTCCGCCGCACGAGGACGAGGATGACGAGTAA
- a CDS encoding purine-nucleoside phosphorylase, whose protein sequence is MREQAEEPDAAASAARLAELTGAGRHDVAILLGSGWRPAADVLARRAREVTEVTFAELGGFPPGTKVPGHRPVAQSLRLEDRRLLVYLGRVHAYEGHALSQVVHAVRLACAAGASTVVLTNAAGGLRADMTIGQPVLISDHLNLTGRSPLVGPAFTDLTDAYSPRLRALAREVDPSLSEGVYAGLPGPHFETPAEIRMLRVLGADLVGMSTVHETIAARAAGAEVLGVSLVTNLAAGMTGEPLNHLEVLAAGAAAAERMGVLLADVAARL, encoded by the coding sequence GTGCGAGAGCAGGCGGAGGAACCGGATGCGGCGGCCTCGGCCGCGCGGCTGGCGGAGCTGACCGGGGCCGGGCGGCACGACGTGGCGATTCTGCTGGGCTCGGGGTGGCGCCCGGCCGCGGACGTGCTCGCGCGACGGGCCAGGGAGGTCACCGAAGTCACCTTCGCCGAGCTCGGGGGCTTTCCACCGGGCACCAAGGTGCCCGGTCATCGGCCGGTCGCCCAGTCGCTGCGCCTCGAGGACCGCCGGCTGCTCGTCTACCTGGGCCGGGTGCACGCGTACGAGGGCCACGCGCTGTCACAGGTGGTGCACGCCGTGCGGCTGGCCTGCGCCGCGGGTGCGTCGACGGTCGTGCTGACGAACGCCGCCGGCGGGCTTCGCGCCGACATGACCATCGGCCAGCCGGTCCTCATCTCCGACCATCTCAACCTGACCGGACGATCACCGCTCGTGGGACCCGCCTTCACCGATCTCACCGACGCCTACTCGCCACGGCTGCGCGCCCTGGCCCGCGAGGTCGACCCGTCGCTGTCGGAGGGTGTCTACGCCGGCCTGCCCGGACCGCACTTCGAGACGCCCGCGGAGATCAGGATGCTGCGGGTGCTGGGCGCCGATCTGGTGGGCATGTCGACGGTGCACGAGACGATCGCCGCCCGGGCCGCCGGCGCCGAGGTGCTGGGCGTGTCACTGGTGACCAACCTTGCGGCGGGCATGACCGGCGAGCCGTTGAACCACCTGGAAGTGCTGGCCGCCGGGGCGGCCGCGGCGGAACGCATGGGGGTTCTGCTCGCCGACGTCGCCGCCCGGCTCTAG
- a CDS encoding acyl-CoA carboxylase subunit epsilon, protein MDGRLRTVRGRRSSEERTVAQDDDGQTSRPRLRLIRGNATPEEIAAVVALLAARAVPVEGPSPVRSAWADPAQALRAPLATGAGSWRRSGMSPGVRTRAGW, encoded by the coding sequence ATGGACGGCAGGCTGCGCACGGTGCGCGGCCGGAGGTCGAGTGAGGAGAGGACCGTGGCCCAGGACGACGACGGACAGACCAGCCGGCCCCGGCTACGTCTGATCCGTGGGAACGCGACACCCGAAGAGATTGCCGCGGTGGTCGCGCTTCTGGCGGCGCGCGCGGTTCCGGTGGAAGGTCCGTCTCCCGTGCGCTCCGCCTGGGCGGATCCGGCTCAGGCGCTGCGTGCCCCACTCGCTACCGGAGCAGGTTCGTGGCGACGCTCCGGGATGAGCCCGGGTGTACGCACCCGAGCTGGTTGGTAA
- the aspS gene encoding aspartate--tRNA ligase, which translates to MTTTQPATGELPIPEPGVSAASGQRTAMRTHLCADLRADHVGRTVSVCGWVAHRRQHGQSLTFVDLRDHSGLLQVVVDGSVDVRSEYVLRVTGTVAIRPEGTANPALATGEVELRDCAVEILSVATPPPFPLDDRADAVDESTRLAYRYLDLRRERMQRNLRTRSAVLGAMRAALAPLDFVEVETPLLMPSTPEGAREFIVPSRQFPGSFYALPQSPQLFKQLLMVGGTDRYFQFARCLRDEDLRADRQYEFTQLDLEMSFVDQDDVLDVISAAVLAAARAVRTDTVPPIERITWHESMNRFGVDKPDLRFGMELVELTAIFAGSGFKAFAGAEAIKGIRVPGGSAAHNRRRLDDLTTRAKALGAKGLVWMRVGAGGELESPVAKFLSADELAGIVAATDAVEGDLLLLVADAWATTCEVLGQLRNDLGRPPAGQGPLRFVWVVDFPLFVGVDPATGRPKPGHHPFTRPHPDDIAKLESEPLAVRSRAYDLVLNGWELGSGSIRIHESALQQRIFGLLGITPDEANARFGFFLTPFGYGAPPHGGFAVGIDRLVAILAGEENIREVIAFPKTQSGLDPLTGAPTQVTDRQLRELGVRVIAAAPPATAAAPASAGGERG; encoded by the coding sequence ATGACTACAACCCAGCCGGCCACCGGCGAGCTACCGATCCCGGAGCCGGGGGTCTCCGCGGCCAGCGGGCAGCGTACGGCCATGCGCACGCATCTGTGCGCTGACCTGCGGGCCGATCACGTCGGCCGGACCGTGTCGGTGTGCGGCTGGGTGGCCCACCGCCGCCAGCACGGGCAGTCGCTGACCTTCGTCGACCTGCGGGACCACTCCGGCCTCCTGCAGGTCGTCGTCGACGGATCCGTCGACGTCCGCTCCGAGTACGTGTTGCGAGTCACCGGCACGGTGGCCATCCGGCCGGAGGGCACGGCGAACCCGGCGCTGGCGACGGGGGAGGTCGAGCTGCGCGACTGCGCTGTCGAGATCCTGTCGGTCGCCACCCCGCCGCCGTTCCCCCTCGACGACCGGGCCGACGCCGTCGACGAGTCCACCCGGCTGGCCTATCGCTACCTCGACCTGCGTCGGGAGCGGATGCAGCGCAACCTGCGGACCCGCTCCGCGGTGCTGGGCGCGATGCGCGCCGCCCTGGCGCCCCTCGACTTCGTCGAGGTGGAGACGCCGCTGCTGATGCCGTCGACGCCGGAGGGTGCCCGGGAGTTCATCGTCCCGTCCCGGCAGTTCCCGGGAAGCTTCTACGCCCTGCCGCAGTCGCCGCAGCTGTTCAAGCAGCTGCTCATGGTGGGCGGGACCGACCGCTACTTCCAGTTCGCGCGTTGCCTGCGGGACGAGGACCTGCGCGCTGACCGGCAGTACGAGTTCACCCAGCTCGACCTCGAGATGAGCTTCGTCGACCAGGACGACGTGCTCGACGTGATCTCCGCCGCGGTGCTGGCCGCGGCGCGGGCGGTGCGGACCGACACGGTGCCGCCGATCGAACGGATCACCTGGCACGAGTCGATGAACCGCTTCGGCGTCGACAAGCCGGACCTGCGATTCGGGATGGAGCTCGTCGAGCTCACCGCGATCTTCGCCGGCAGCGGCTTCAAGGCGTTCGCCGGCGCCGAGGCGATCAAGGGCATTCGGGTGCCCGGTGGCTCGGCCGCGCACAACCGGCGCCGGCTGGACGATCTCACCACGCGGGCCAAGGCACTGGGCGCCAAGGGCCTGGTGTGGATGCGGGTGGGCGCCGGTGGTGAGCTGGAGTCGCCGGTGGCGAAGTTCCTCTCGGCGGACGAACTCGCCGGGATCGTCGCCGCGACCGACGCCGTCGAGGGCGACCTGCTGCTGCTGGTCGCCGACGCGTGGGCGACCACCTGCGAGGTGCTCGGACAGCTCCGCAACGATCTCGGTCGCCCGCCGGCCGGCCAGGGGCCGCTGCGGTTCGTGTGGGTGGTGGACTTCCCGCTGTTCGTCGGCGTCGACCCGGCCACCGGGCGGCCCAAGCCCGGGCACCACCCCTTCACCCGCCCGCATCCCGACGACATCGCGAAGCTGGAGAGCGAACCGCTCGCGGTGCGCAGCCGCGCCTACGACCTGGTGCTCAACGGCTGGGAGCTCGGGTCCGGTTCGATCCGGATCCACGAGAGCGCCCTGCAGCAGCGCATCTTCGGCCTGCTCGGGATCACGCCCGACGAGGCGAACGCCCGGTTCGGCTTCTTCCTCACCCCGTTTGGCTACGGTGCGCCGCCGCATGGCGGTTTCGCGGTCGGCATCGACCGGTTGGTCGCCATCCTCGCGGGTGAGGAGAACATCCGTGAGGTCATCGCCTTCCCGAAGACCCAGTCCGGTCTCGACCCGCTGACGGGGGCGCCCACCCAGGTGACCGACCGTCAGCTTCGTGAACTGGGCGTACGAGTCATTGCCGCGGCCCCCCCGGCTACGGCGGCTGCGCCGGCCTCCGCGGGAGGGGAGCGGGGGTAG